One genomic window of Thalassolituus hydrocarboniclasticus includes the following:
- a CDS encoding alpha/beta fold hydrolase, translating to MLMNFWQTMQNGFKSEVGAVSLEEMLARHTTAESQFIELQGMNVHYRDVCRCAEPEKAPVLILLHGIFSSLHTWNDWTDILSKDFRVISIDSPNFGLTGAHPRGMFKHIYSDFLNEFTDALGIKQCSLAGNSLGGWMSWEFAGRYPHKVDKVILLDSAGFFFVPPPVLLSMGLPLSGWMASMMPVPRKAMYATIRTTYSRKERLSKPVMERYYDLFMRAGNRAAGAAVLRFIRNRAGFDTAPLKKVTQPVLIMWGRNDAWIPLAHAEKFAKALPQARTIIYDDCGHMPMEELPAESAADALAFLKQ from the coding sequence ATGCTGATGAATTTCTGGCAGACCATGCAGAACGGTTTTAAAAGTGAAGTTGGCGCGGTTTCGCTGGAGGAAATGCTGGCACGCCACACCACAGCCGAATCTCAGTTTATTGAGCTGCAGGGGATGAACGTACATTACCGTGATGTCTGTCGCTGTGCCGAACCGGAAAAAGCACCGGTGCTGATTCTGCTGCACGGTATTTTTTCGTCACTGCATACCTGGAATGACTGGACCGATATTCTCAGCAAAGATTTCCGCGTTATCAGTATCGACAGCCCGAACTTTGGCCTCACCGGCGCACATCCGCGCGGCATGTTTAAACATATCTACAGCGATTTTCTCAACGAATTTACCGACGCATTAGGCATTAAGCAGTGCTCATTGGCCGGTAATTCTCTGGGCGGCTGGATGAGCTGGGAGTTTGCCGGCCGTTATCCACACAAGGTTGATAAGGTTATTCTGCTCGACAGTGCCGGTTTCTTTTTTGTACCACCACCGGTATTGCTGAGTATGGGGCTGCCGTTAAGTGGCTGGATGGCGTCGATGATGCCGGTGCCGCGCAAAGCCATGTATGCCACCATCCGCACCACTTACAGCAGGAAAGAACGCCTGAGCAAGCCGGTGATGGAACGCTACTACGATCTGTTTATGCGCGCCGGTAACCGTGCAGCCGGGGCGGCGGTATTACGCTTTATCCGTAATCGCGCCGGTTTTGATACTGCGCCCCTGAAGAAGGTAACTCAGCCGGTATTGATTATGTGGGGCCGCAACGATGCCTGGATTCCGCTTGCTCACGCCGAGAAATTCGCCAAAGCCCTGCCTCAGGCGCGCACCATTATTTATGATGATTGCGGTCATATGCCGATGGAAGAATTGCCGGCCGAAAGTGCCGCCGATGCGCTGGCTTTTTTAAAGCAATAA
- a CDS encoding nuclear transport factor 2 family protein has protein sequence MTESGNKALIERFYRAFQQKDYQTMAQCYHPQATFRDEAFRLNGAEEIGAMWQMLCERGKDMQLSFSVSEDNGRIRAHWEALYTFSQTGRRVHNKIDASFEFRDGKIIRHDDRFNFWSWSRQALGLPGLLLGWTPLLKNKVQTMAMKNLRLFMKGNGR, from the coding sequence ATGACTGAATCCGGCAACAAAGCATTGATCGAACGCTTCTATCGCGCCTTTCAGCAAAAGGATTATCAGACCATGGCGCAGTGCTATCACCCGCAGGCGACCTTCCGCGATGAAGCTTTCAGGCTGAATGGCGCAGAAGAAATCGGCGCCATGTGGCAGATGCTGTGCGAGCGCGGCAAAGATATGCAGCTGAGTTTTTCTGTAAGTGAAGACAATGGCCGGATAAGGGCACACTGGGAGGCGCTGTACACCTTCAGCCAGACCGGCCGGCGGGTGCACAATAAAATCGATGCCAGCTTTGAATTTCGCGACGGCAAAATAATCCGCCACGACGATCGCTTTAACTTCTGGAGCTGGAGCCGTCAGGCGCTGGGACTGCCGGGCTTATTACTGGGCTGGACGCCGCTGCTTAAGAATAAAGTACAGACGATGGCGATGAAAAATTTGCGCTTATTTATGAAAGGTAACGGGCGCTGA
- a CDS encoding GlxA family transcriptional regulator: MTNMVDNQVITSGDAPMPRCVILALDHSPLSSVSGPLEILLLGARLAAAHDWQIEVAAENTTQIRGQGGICLSAHTRLADVSQADLLIVAAIGDPRLRSDALQANTLQQIHTLHQRGTRMVSICTGAFVLAAAGILEGRQATSHWAVSDWLQQQFPAVLWQRNSMLTHDGNISCSGGASAYQDMSLQLVRDYFGESVALQVARTVLIDSDRHSQLQYIGFMPERQHQDERILEIQDWLDLHGCEPFNLADLAAQIHLSERQFKRRFTQAVRQSPLAYIQALRMEKARQALSGSRRQVEQIARECGYDDVRFFRELFRRSTGLTPQAYRQKFARWQP; this comes from the coding sequence ATGACCAACATGGTAGACAATCAGGTCATAACATCCGGAGATGCACCCATGCCGCGCTGCGTTATTCTCGCCCTTGATCACAGCCCCCTGTCATCCGTTTCCGGGCCGCTGGAAATTCTGCTGCTGGGCGCGCGTCTGGCTGCCGCCCACGACTGGCAGATTGAGGTCGCGGCAGAAAACACAACGCAGATCCGTGGTCAGGGTGGTATCTGCCTGAGTGCCCATACCCGTCTGGCCGATGTCAGTCAGGCCGATTTACTGATCGTCGCCGCCATCGGTGATCCGCGTCTGCGCAGCGACGCCCTGCAGGCCAATACCCTGCAACAGATACACACTCTTCATCAGCGTGGCACCCGTATGGTGAGTATCTGCACCGGAGCTTTTGTGCTGGCAGCGGCGGGCATACTGGAAGGCAGACAGGCCACCAGCCACTGGGCGGTTAGCGACTGGCTGCAGCAGCAATTTCCCGCTGTGTTATGGCAGAGAAACTCCATGCTGACCCACGACGGCAATATCAGCTGCTCCGGTGGAGCCAGCGCCTATCAGGATATGAGTCTGCAACTGGTGCGCGATTATTTTGGTGAAAGTGTCGCCCTGCAGGTGGCGCGTACGGTGCTGATTGATTCCGACCGCCACAGCCAGTTGCAGTACATCGGTTTTATGCCTGAGCGTCAGCATCAGGATGAACGTATTCTGGAAATTCAGGACTGGCTTGATCTGCATGGCTGTGAGCCTTTTAACCTCGCCGATCTGGCCGCGCAGATTCACCTCAGCGAGCGCCAGTTCAAACGCCGTTTTACCCAGGCCGTGCGGCAATCGCCGCTGGCCTATATTCAGGCTTTGCGTATGGAAAAAGCCCGCCAGGCGCTGAGCGGCAGCCGCCGTCAGGTTGAGCAGATTGCGCGCGAATGCGGTTACGACGATGTGCGTTTTTTCCGCGAACTGTTCCGCCGCAGCACAGGTCTGACACCACAGGCTTACCGGCAGAAATTTGCCCGTTGGCAGCCGTAA
- a CDS encoding ricin-type beta-trefoil lectin domain protein produces MKNSAHTQRWLLTSVVGGAALFGSTLFYAQQAAAFSQPPPAPAPVEERQNAEMAVHELAQGCYAIQSPANGKYMNRYTKGGAIDNGLGWQLKATDLDSAASFYFKPTSFFHYMLTDKDGRYLATHLPNEISAGRYAGEFAEFKITAHSQDNGGYRFSFYGPKLAKILRHNYGSTGHYADGGLYVIDILNPTNAGSETEFNLVPKSDCKPFPEAELNTVGEVPKGDVSEPVRGAIDPHTHISSYEFMGGKFLHGEPFHRWGIETALRDSAEIHGPSGSLDIIGNLMGYDDVNHRYDTRGWPDFPFWPNRKQVSHMQYYYKWIERAHKGGLQMMVSHLVENEVLCNVQKTVNPGSWINPNNCNTMASIHLQIRRLQQMQDYIDAQQGGPGKGFFRLVKTPQEARKVIADGKLAVLMGIEASELFNCGLKDGCSKESIERQLQEVYDAGVRALFPVHRFDNQLGGTRMEDGFINVGQWLSAGRFFETEVCDAGTDGSRMTSGFPLLGTVPVIKDILAGVGLNPQYDESRRHCNQHGLSANGEYLVQRMIDKGMIIEIDHTSVKSARAIMDIVESRNYSGVISGHSHMHRKPDGAAHEVHERIARAGGMMSPYNSSANSLNWSIGEFIDLIEPTGYLVGVPFATDMGGIGSQAYPRDNTDTDPLIYPFETEAGVVIDKQKTGNRIFDLNNEGLAHYGLVADHIQDIRTHSNSRIYESVMNSAEAYLQMWERAIANDSPKYSSSDENWFSIVNRASGRCMDIPGNDDQLSNGSNVQLWDCKLTSQDQKWRYDAANQMFRNKANPDKCLDNRGQAYNDGGVVIWDCVDSDNLRWTYSGNKLASKHNSNIVADAFGTGNDANVGQWSYHGGANQQWELRLMSAENRYAQYRSESTGQCISATGGSHTGALVAMEACNTSANQLWRFDTATGLMVSGVAGAKCLEVPEGLIYDHTLLQLADCDANNPAQQFNYAGKLLRSRIDSNQVLDVSGGNTSTLIMYGVHGGANQRWHATANGQ; encoded by the coding sequence GTATATGAACCGCTATACCAAAGGCGGTGCTATTGATAATGGCCTCGGCTGGCAATTAAAAGCGACCGATCTGGATTCAGCGGCCAGCTTCTACTTTAAACCGACATCGTTTTTCCACTATATGCTGACGGATAAAGACGGCCGTTATCTGGCAACCCATCTGCCGAATGAAATTTCGGCCGGACGTTATGCCGGTGAATTTGCCGAGTTCAAAATCACCGCTCATAGCCAGGATAACGGCGGCTACCGCTTCAGTTTTTATGGCCCTAAGCTGGCCAAAATACTGCGCCATAACTACGGCAGCACCGGTCATTATGCCGATGGCGGTCTGTACGTGATTGATATTCTCAATCCGACCAACGCCGGTTCGGAAACCGAATTTAATCTGGTGCCGAAAAGCGACTGTAAGCCATTCCCGGAAGCTGAGCTGAACACTGTGGGTGAAGTACCGAAAGGCGATGTGAGTGAGCCTGTCCGTGGTGCTATCGACCCGCATACCCATATCTCGTCCTATGAGTTCATGGGCGGCAAGTTCCTGCACGGTGAGCCTTTCCATCGCTGGGGGATTGAAACCGCACTGCGTGACAGCGCCGAAATTCATGGTCCTTCTGGTTCCCTCGATATCATCGGCAACCTGATGGGTTATGACGATGTAAACCACCGCTACGATACCCGCGGCTGGCCGGATTTCCCGTTCTGGCCGAACCGTAAGCAGGTGTCGCATATGCAGTACTACTACAAGTGGATCGAGCGGGCGCACAAAGGTGGTCTGCAGATGATGGTCAGCCATCTGGTGGAAAACGAGGTTCTGTGTAATGTGCAGAAAACCGTTAACCCGGGCAGCTGGATCAACCCCAATAACTGCAACACCATGGCCAGTATCCATCTGCAGATCCGTCGTCTGCAGCAGATGCAGGATTATATCGATGCGCAGCAGGGCGGGCCGGGCAAAGGTTTCTTCCGTCTGGTAAAAACCCCGCAGGAAGCCCGCAAAGTCATTGCCGATGGCAAGCTGGCGGTGCTGATGGGCATTGAAGCGTCTGAATTGTTTAACTGCGGTCTGAAAGACGGCTGCAGCAAAGAAAGCATCGAACGTCAGCTGCAGGAAGTGTACGACGCCGGCGTGCGCGCGCTGTTCCCGGTCCACCGTTTTGACAACCAGCTCGGTGGTACACGTATGGAAGATGGCTTTATCAACGTCGGTCAGTGGCTGTCGGCTGGCCGTTTCTTTGAAACCGAAGTCTGTGATGCCGGAACCGATGGCTCGCGCATGACCAGTGGTTTCCCGCTGCTGGGCACCGTGCCGGTGATCAAGGATATTCTTGCCGGTGTCGGCCTCAATCCGCAATACGATGAAAGCCGTCGTCACTGCAACCAGCATGGACTGAGCGCCAATGGTGAGTACCTGGTGCAGCGTATGATCGATAAAGGCATGATCATCGAAATTGATCACACCTCGGTTAAGAGCGCGCGCGCCATTATGGATATTGTCGAGTCGCGTAATTATTCCGGCGTGATTTCCGGCCACAGCCATATGCACCGCAAACCGGATGGGGCGGCTCACGAAGTACACGAACGCATCGCCCGTGCCGGCGGTATGATGTCGCCGTATAACAGCAGCGCCAACAGCCTGAACTGGAGCATCGGCGAATTTATCGACCTGATTGAGCCAACCGGCTATCTGGTCGGCGTGCCGTTCGCTACCGATATGGGTGGCATTGGCTCACAGGCTTATCCGCGTGATAACACCGATACCGATCCGCTGATTTATCCGTTTGAAACCGAAGCCGGTGTGGTGATCGATAAACAGAAAACCGGTAACCGCATCTTTGACCTGAATAACGAAGGCCTGGCCCATTATGGTCTGGTGGCTGACCATATTCAGGATATCCGCACCCATTCCAACTCACGCATTTATGAGTCGGTGATGAACTCGGCGGAAGCCTATCTGCAGATGTGGGAGCGGGCGATTGCCAATGATTCACCGAAGTATTCCAGCTCCGATGAAAACTGGTTCTCCATCGTTAACCGCGCCAGCGGCCGCTGTATGGATATTCCCGGCAATGATGACCAGCTCAGCAACGGCAGCAATGTGCAGCTGTGGGATTGTAAGCTGACCTCGCAGGATCAGAAGTGGCGTTATGATGCCGCCAATCAGATGTTCCGCAACAAGGCGAATCCGGATAAGTGTCTGGATAACCGCGGTCAGGCCTATAACGACGGCGGTGTGGTGATCTGGGATTGTGTGGATTCCGACAACCTGCGCTGGACCTACAGCGGTAACAAGCTGGCCAGCAAGCACAACAGCAATATCGTGGCCGATGCTTTCGGTACAGGTAATGACGCTAACGTTGGCCAGTGGAGTTATCACGGTGGTGCCAACCAGCAGTGGGAACTGCGCTTAATGTCGGCGGAAAACCGTTATGCACAATACCGCAGCGAATCCACCGGCCAGTGCATCAGCGCCACCGGTGGCAGTCATACCGGTGCGCTGGTGGCGATGGAAGCCTGTAACACCAGTGCCAATCAGCTGTGGCGTTTTGATACGGCTACCGGTCTGATGGTCAGCGGCGTGGCCGGAGCCAAGTGTCTGGAAGTGCCGGAGGGTCTGATCTACGACCATACCTTACTGCAGCTGGCCGACTGTGATGCCAATAACCCGGCTCAGCAGTTTAATTATGCCGGCAAACTGTTGCGCTCACGCATCGACAGCAACCAGGTGCTGGACGTTTCCGGTGGTAATACCTCAACGCTGATTATGTATGGCGTACATGGCGGTGCGAATCAGCGCTGGCATGCGACGGCCAACGGTCAGTGA